GCAGGTGCCACAGGTGCGTGATTGTTCCTTGCCTCGATTTTCCAGAATGTCATCCACGGTCACTTCAACCAGCGATTCGTCCTCCATCTGCACGAACATGGTGCGCTGCAACGGGTTGAGTTTGCGCACCTTGCCCACACCCTGTTTACTCAGGATGGTGCTCCCCACCTTGGGCAGCTCGGCCCGCGCCTCCTCATAAAGGTCATTTTCATAGGACAGGCAGCACAGCAAGCGCCCGCAAACGCCGGAAATCTCCGTCGGGTTCAACGGCAGATTTTGCGATTTCGCCATCTTGATCGAAACCGGCGCGAACTCACGCAGCCAGGATGAACAGCACAAGCGCCGACCGCATTTGCCCACACCATCCAGGAATTTGGCCTGGTCACGCACGCCAATCTGCCGCATCTCGATACGACAGCGGAAGACACGCGCCAGGTCGCGCACTAGGGCACGGAAATCCACCCGCTTGTCCGCTGTGAAGTAGATGACCAGGCGCCCGCCGTCGAAGTTATATTCGGTGCGCACCACCTTGATCGGCAGGCGGTGCTCGGTGGCCTGCTGCCGCGCACGCGTCAGCGCCTCGGCCTCACGCTGGCGGTAAAGCTCTCGCTCCACCATGTCCCAGGCTGTGGCCCGGCGTACCACCTGCTTCAAGCCCCCGCTCACCTCACTGGCCGGCATATCACCCGGGGGCAGGCTCACACAGCCAACCTCACGGCCCCGTGCCGTGTCTACCACCACATATTCACCTGGCCGTAAGTCCAGAAAACGCGCAGGGTCGAAGTAGTAGACTTTGGTCACCGGCCGAAAACTGACACCAACGATCGTTGGCATAGAAACCTCTCCCTATGATGGATACCCTGACCCAGCCTGCAAGTCTCGCGACCGGGTCATCTAATGGATTAGCAGACGTGGCAGGCGCAGCAGCAAGACATCAAGCGCCAGGCGCACGTTGACATTACTGTCCAGCAATTGTGCGGTGCGACGCACCATCTGCAGGCTGGCGCGCGTCTGCGCAGCCGACAGGCGCTGCGCCTGTGCGGTCAACAACGCCGTTCGATCCACGTTGATGGCATGCGCGGCGGCGCCGTGCTGACAAAGCCACACATCGCGCCACCAACTTTGCCAAGTGTGCAGCGTCGCGGCCACCAGGTCCGCATGGCCGGCCAGGTTGGCCGCGTAGGTCAGGCGGTCCACGCGGCTGGCCGTCAACAGGCCAGCCAGGTCATCGAGCTGCTGGCGGCGCTGCTCCCACGCCGCACGATCAGCCGCCATCTGTTTGGCATACCCCAGGCGCCCGTTGCTCAAACGTGCCAGCAGGGTTGCCTCCGCGGCCGTCAGATCATGGTGCGTGCGCAAATGCTGCTCGATCAATGCCTGGGGCGCCGGTCGCAAACTGACCACCTGGCAGCGCGAAACGAGGGTGGGCAGGAGCGCGTCGCCCCGATCACTCAACAGGATGATGACCACCGCGGCGGGCGGTTCTTCCAACGTTTTGAGCAGCGCATTGGCAGCAGCCGTTGTGGCCAGGTGCATCTGTGCGATGATGAACACCTTGCGTTGGCCTACGAGCGGCGACAAGGCCGCCTCACGCACCACGCTCTCGCGCATCATCTCCACGCTGAGCGCGCTGGCATCGGCCGGGGGCGCGATCACGCGCAGATCGGGATGAAAACCGCCGGCCGTCTTGTGGCACGCGGCACAGGCCTCGCACGGTCGCCTCGCAGGGTCCGCGGCTGTGCAGAGTAGGGCGCGGCCAAACCCGAGCGCCAGCGTCATCTTGCCGACGTTGGCCGGGCCGGTGATACAGTAGGCATGTCGCACCTGGTCGTTGACCAACGTCTCGCGCAACCATTGTACAGCCCAGTCATGTCCAATCACGTTGTGCATGGTAGGTCACGGTCCGTTTATAAGTTGGTGGTTTGACTCATCCAAGCACCCGGTTATCCACCGATGTTGTTTGTGGACAGTGACTGAATGGGTCAAAGTAACTTATATTTTATTGCAACGTTAAGATACCACAGTCAACACTGGATGTCAAGCATTTTGCCGCCAGGCTCAGCAACGGCCCGCGTAAAACCAACGCTACTGTGACCCCAGCATAGCCTTTGACAAAAAATTTAGGCGGTGGTATGCTGACTACAGGTTACGATATTTCACGCGATGTTGCGTTTTGCAGGAGGTTTTCCTCGTATGTCTGATCTTTCCGCGCTGGAGCGCCTGACCCCCTGGGTTGAGCTTCCAGACCCACGCTATGCCCTGGCCGCAACTGATCCAGTCATCTATGCCGCCATTGAAAAAGAACGCGCGCGACAGACGGCCGGCATCGAACTGATTGCCTCAGAAAACTATGTCAGCCCTGCCGTCCTGGCCGCCATGGGTTCGGTGCTGACCAACAAATACGCTGAAGGCTATCCTGGCCGGCGTTATTACGGCGGCTGTGAATTTGTGGATGTCGTCGAACAACTCGCCATGGATCGCGCCAAAGAGCTGTTTGGCGCCGAACATGCCAATGTGCAGCCTCACTCCGGCGCACAGGCCAATGCCGCAGCCTACATGGCGTTGCTCGAACTGGGCGACGTGGTGCTGGGTCTGAAACTTGACCACGGCGGGCACCTGACCCACGGTTTTCATCTGAATCAATCAGGCAAGCTCTACAACTTCAAGCATTACGGGGTGCATCAGCAAACGGAGCGCCTTGATTACGACGAGTTGGAAGCGCTGGCTCATGAGCATCACCCCAAGCTGATCGTTGTCGGCGCCAGCGCCTATCCGCGCCATTTTGACTTTCCCCGCCTGCGCGCCATTGCCGATGCGGTGGGCGCCCGCCTGATGATGGACATGGCGCACGTGGCCGGCCTGATTGCCGCTGACCTGCACCCTGATCCGGTGCCTTACTGCGATGTCGTCACCAGTACCACACACAAGACCCTGCGCGGCCCACGCGCCGGGTTGATCCTGTGCAGGGAAGAATGGGCCAAAGCCATTGACAAAGCGGTCTTTCCTGGCATCCAGGGTGGCCCGCTGATGCACATCATCGCGGCCAAAGCGGTGGCCTTCCACGAAGCGACACAGCCCGACTTCAAGGCCTATCAGCAGCGCACCCTGGACAATGCGCAGGCGCTGGCCGCGGAACTGGTGCGCCAGGGCCTGCGCCTGGTCAGCGGCGGCACCGACAATCACCTGATGCTGGTGGACATGACGCCGGCCGGCGTTACCGGTAAGGCCGCGGAAAAGGCGCTGGACGCGGCTGGCATTCATACCAACAAGAACATGATCCCCTTCGACCCCAAGCCGCCTCTGACGGCCAGCGGCATCCGCCTGGGCACACCGGCCGCCACCACTCGCGGCTTTGGGCCAGATGATATGCACCAGGTTGGGCGTTGGATCGGCGAAATCGTCCATCACGTCGAAGACCCGGCCGTGATCGAGCGCGTGCATCGGGACGTGATCGAATTCGCCTGCCGCTTTCCCGTGCCCGCGTAAACCAGCCCTGAATTTGCCAAGTCGGTGTAGTTGCTTATAATTACACCGGTACGGGCGGTTAGCTCAGTTGGTTAGAGCGCGTCGTTGACATCGACGAGGTCGGAGGTTCGAGCCCTCTATCGCCCACACGAAGCCGTGGCTGCAAAGCCACGGCTTCTTCTTTCTCCAATCTCCAATCTCCAATCTCCAATCTCCAACTACTGCAGCCGCGCCGCCAAACCCGTATAGCGTTCGGCGATCTTGTTGTTGTTGACGGCGATGGCAATAGCCCGCGGCATGCCGACCAAAACCACCAGGCGTCGCGCACGGGTGACCGCGGTGTAGAGCAGATTGCGCTGCAACATCATGTAGTGTTGCGTCAGCAAGGGCAGCACTACCGCCGGGTATTCGGACCCCTGCGCCTTATGCACACTGATGGCGTAGGCATGAGTCAGCTCATCCAGTTCCAGAAAACTGTAGTCAATCTCCCGGCCCTCGCTGCGCACCGTCAGCACCTGCTCGATCCCATCCAGGCGCACGATCTCGCCCAGGTCGCCGTTGAAGACATCCTTGTTGTAGTTGTTGCGCGTCTGCATCACCCGGTCGCCGACGCGGAAAATGTGCCCGCCCAGGCGCCGTTCGGGCTTGGCAGCGTCTGGTGGATTCAGCCGTGCTTGCAACAGCAGGTTCAGGTTGGCTACCCCCGCCACCCCGCGGTGCATCGGAGTGAGCACTTGCACATCGGCGGCTGGCACGCCAAAACGCCGCGGGATGCGCTCGGCCACGATCTCCACCACCAGGTTGGCTGCCTGTTCGGCATCGTCCACCTTGAACAGAAAAAAGTCCTGCGACTGAGCCGGCTGCCACTCCGGCATCTGTCCGCGGTTGATGCGGTGTGCGTTCTCCACGATGAAGCTGCCGGCTGCCTGGCGGAAGATCGTCTGCAGGCGCACCACCGTCGCCGTTCCCGATTCGATGATGTCTTTGAGCACACTGCCGGCGCCGACGCTGGGCAGTTGATCCACATCACCCACCAGCAGCAGATGCGCACCCGGCGGCACGGCCTTGAGCAGGTGATTCATCAGAAGCAGGTCGAGCATGGACGCTTCATCTACAACCAAGATATCAACCTCAAGCGGGTTGTTTTCGTTGATCTGAAACGTCACCCCCCCGCTCGGCTTGAATTCCAGCAGGCGGTGGATGGTCTTGGCCGGCCGGCCGGTGGTTTCACTCAGCCGCTTGGCCGCGCGCCCCGTGGGTGAGGCCAGGGCGTAGGTGTGGCCGGAGGCCTCCAGCAGGCGGATGATCGTCTGCACGGTGAAGGTCTTGCCGGTGCCCGGCCCGCCGGTCAGTACCACCAACGGTTGCGTCAGGCTGGCCTGCACGGCCTCGCGCTGCGCCGGCGCCAGCGCCAACCCGGTCTCCTGCTGCACGGCCGCAAAGGCCGCATCCCAATCGAAGCGCTGGAAGAGCGCCAGGCAGTCGCTTCGCCCGTCGCACAAGCGCCGCAAACGGCCAGCCACGCCAATCTCACCGCGATAGAAGGGCACCAGGTAGACGGCGCGTTCCTCGGCCAGTAGGGCGGGCGCCGTCAGCTCAGCCTCAGGGACGGAGGCCGCCGCGGGGTCAGCGCTGGCGGTGACCACTTCATACACGAGCGCCGGCGAGGCGGGAGGGCGGCGCTCAGAGGCCGGCGCCATGAGGATGCGCTCGACATGAACCGCTTCCTCCTGGCGCAACTGCTCGATCGCGTTGACCACCAGGGTGCTCGGCACGGCCAGCATCTCGGCCGCCTGCATCACCAGGATCGTTTGGGGAACATAGACATGGCCATCATCAGCCTGCTCGCCCAGGACATGGGCCACACCGGCCGCTACCCGTTCGGGCGCATCGAGAGCCAGCCCCAGGGCTTGCGCGATCTTGTCGGCCGTGATGAAGCCGATGCCGTGGATGTCGCGGGCCAGCCGGTAGGGGTCATTCCGCACGATGCCTACGGCACCGTCCCCGTACTGCTTGTAGATCTTGACCGCCAGGCCGGTGCTGACGCTGTGCTCCTGCAAGAAGAACATGACCTCGCGAATGGCGCGCTGTTGGCGCCAGGCATCCTGGATCAGGCTGGCACGTTTGGGGCCAACGCCGAGAACGGTGCGCAGGCGCTGCGGCTCCTCATCAATCACCTGCAGGCTTTGCGCACCAAACAGGCGCACGATGCGTTTGGCGGTCACCGGCCCCACGCCTTTGATCAGCCCCGAACCGAGGTATTTTTCGATGCCAACCGCCGTGGCCGGCAGCTTGAGCTTGAAGCTATCGGCCTTGAACTGGCGCCCATACTGCGGATGCGCCGTCCACTGGCCGCGCAGTTCAACGTATTCACCCACGTTGATGCCGAGCATGTTGCCCACTACCGGCACGGTGTAGTCCTTGCCCTCCGGCGCCAACTGCGCGACGGTGTAGCCGTTCTCTTCATTGTGGTAGGTGACTCGTTCGATTGTGCCGGTCAATGCGTCCATGCTGGCAGCTCCTCGCTGCAGTCAACACTAACACGCATGACCGATTTAGGCAAGTGGGCAAGATGAGCAGGATGAGACAAAAACAGAAGCGACGCACCGGGGGGGTGCGTCGCTTCGAGTGCTATCTCATCATCTCATCATCTCATCGAGTCATCGAGGAGTGTTTTACCGTTGCTGCCAGCGGCCCATGCGGCCTCCTGCGCGTCCGCCCATGCGACCGGCGGCCGGCGTTCCGTCGAGGTTGTCACACGCGCCGTCGCCGTCGGCATCGGTCCAACCGGCGCCATTACCTGCGCCTCGCGGCGCGAACGGCTGGTTGAACATGGACTGCACCTGGGCACGCATCGTCACCAACATCTGGTCGGCCTGCGCCTGCGTGATCGTGCCTGCCGTCACCAGGTCAGCCAGGTGCTCGGCGCGGGGCGCCAGAACGGCGTCCACAATCGTATCGAGCGCCACATTGTGCGCTGCGGCCACCTGCGCCACACTCTTGGGGCCATCTTGCAGTTCAGCAATCAGATCGGTGCGTTCCATGTCAAGGACATCTGCCACCACGACCAGGGCAGAGTTGTCAGGCCCGCCCCAGGCGCCGCGCATTCCCGCGCCGCCCATCATGCCGCCCATGCGGCCCACACCGTAGCCGTTGCCGGCGCCCGGCGCCGGCGGGGTTACTGTTTGTGCCATCGCCGCCCCGGCTACAACCAGGGTTGCCATCACCGCCACCAGGGCGGCCACGACGAAAAGTCGTTTGGTATTCATCGTAATTCGTGTCTCCATTTCTGTGTTAGTCTGCTACCTTGATGCTCCGAGACCTGGATGCCGGTCCGATGCTCTGCATTTCCTTGCTGCCTGACCGGTCTGTCTCTCGTCTCATCTGGTCTCATGATAACCCGCAGATGTGGAGATGTTGTGAAGGAGATATGCGAAGGCGATGAATCCCTCTCGGTTCAATCGGGGGGATGAACGGCATCTGTCAGGCGCGCCGCCTGCTGGAAGTCGCGCTCGATCTGCGCCGGGTCGAAATGCTCCGGCAGACCTGGGATTGCCTCACCCGTGGAGATGAAAATCAAGATAGCAAAGGCCGCCAGGGCTTCGTCGCCCGTGAAATTGCAGTGTCCATAGCGAAAGATGGGCATCTGCACCAACTGTCCCCGCCCACTGGTTTGTACCTTGTCGCGGTACAAGAACTGATGCCAGAAGGGGATCACTTCATCGCCCGTGGTGTGCAACGTCACCATCGGCACTGTCAAGCGACCGGTGGTTTGATACGCATTCAACGCCGCCAACGCAACCGGGGCGGCGCGGAAGCGCTGCACGCGCTGATTGAGCAGTGGGTCGTTCAAGGAGCCGCGGTAGAGGCGCGTGCGGTTGCCAAACGGATTGCCGCCCAACTTATCGCGCGCGTCATTGGTGGCAAAGGCGTTGTACCACAGCACGTTGACCGTGGTTGAGATCATCGAACTCATGCTGAACAACTGGGTGGCCGCGCGCGAGGTGCTCATCAATTGCAGGGCCAGGCGTGGATTGGCCCGCACCTGCTGCGTAATCGCTGGCACGTAGGTGGTCTGCCAGTTGTCAATGACGGCTGGCGGAATAGCGATAGGCGAGGGGGGCAGCACAGCGGGAAAGAAATAGTCGAACAGGACACGAAAATCGCCCAGGTAGTCGGTCTGTTTCTTGAAGTCGCCAATGGGGCCGCAGGCTGACAGCGCGCCGGTGAGCAGCTCAGGATGCCGTTCGGCCATCAGCGCGGTGACGATGCCGCCCTCCGAGGCGCCGCTCATGTAGGTGTGGGTCGGCGCCTGGCCGGCCACTCCCGGAAAAGCCGCAATCAGCTCGACCACGTCATCCACGCCGCTGACAATGGCCAGGCCATTGGTGCGATAGCTGGTGGTGGCAAAGGCGTAACCCAGGCTCTGCACCAGGTCGGGCAGGTAAGTCTCGCCCAGGTACAGATTGTAGAAGGCCAGCGGTTCATTGAACGCCACGTAGCCATGCGCCCAGATCAACAGGTCGCCGTTCCAGCCCGTGGTGGGCACGCAGATCAACGATAGGGCGCCGCCGGGCAGCACGCCTTCCTGGCAGCCGTGCGGCAGGGTCGGGGCGACCCGCACATCGGCAAAGTCAGGCTGGGACAGGGCGCTGGCGGGGTGCGTGGCTGCCGCGGGCAGCACGCCTGCGGTCACCAGCACAAGGGCGAGGGTGACGATTAAGCTGAATCTACGCATGCAAGAACCTCCTGAACGGGTTGAATGACGGGGGTGTCTTTTTTGCCGACGACGTCGTCACGCCGGAGGCGTGACCTACGGGGTGGGGACCTCTTTTCAGCGGGACACCGATGGCAGATAGACGCGCCCACTGCCGCCGTAGTTGATCGGCAGGTCGGCGCCCTGCACGATGTTGAACGGGGTGTAGCCGGTATAGCCGGGAAAGACCTGCCCCAGGTTCGGGTTGGCCAGGCGGCGCACCAGGATTTCGCTCAACACCCGGCGGTAATCGGTCGTGATCGCCAGGTCGGTGCCCTGGTCGAGCGCGCCTGGCTCCAGGCCTGGCCAGGGGTTGGCGTAGACTGTGCCGCCGTTGACGTGTCCGCCCAACACCAGCATGACGTTGCCATGGCCATGATCGGTGCCATGATCGGCGTTTTCACGCAGGCGGCGGCCAAATTCGCTCATGACCACCACGGTCAGCCGATTGGTGAAATTGGTGAGATCAGTATACAACGCATACAGCCCACGCGCCAATGAGTCTACCATGGTCGCGAAGTAACCTTGCCCCTCATCGCCCTGGCTCTCGTGCGTATCCCAACCGCCCAGGTCAGCCGTAGCTACCTGCAGACCCAGGCCCAGTTTGACCATCTGGGCGACGGTCATCAGCGCATCGCCAAAGTCGTTCTGCGGATAGACGGCGCCGAATTCCGGTTCATAGTCGCCGGGATTTGCCGATTCCACTACATCCAGCGCGTTCAGGGTTTGCATACCGGCCTCGTGCAGCCAGGTGTCGCCGTTGTAGGCGTGGCGCAGCGCGCGGCGCTGACTGTCCAGGTAGTACCAGTGGCCGGGCAGGCCAAAGCGTCGCGGATCGGGGATGGCAACGGCCAGCGGGCTGGCGAGCAGCGAGCCTGGGATCAACGACGCCACCGCAATGACCGGCAAGGGGCCGCTGCTGTTGGTGCTCAGCAGGTGGCGCGTGAGCCAGCCGCTGTTCGTGTTTCTGGCGCCCGGGGTGCCGCGCTCCATGTAGTCCATCGCGTCGAAGTGCGAACGGGTATCGCTGGTCAGCCCGGCCGCGTGAACCACGGCCAGGTGCTGCTGTTGAAAGAGCTCGGCCAGCGGCGCGGCCGTCGGGTGCAGGCCAAACTGCCCATCCAGGTCCAGGGCGGCATTCGGTCCGCTGCCGGGCGCGGCCAGGCGTATGTTGGGTCGCAGATCGTTGTAGTTGGCATCGCCATAAGGCGCCACCAGGCTCAAGCCATCTACGCCGCCGCGCAAGAAGATCGCTACCAGAATTTCGTCGCTGGACGTCGAACCTGGCCGGGCAAACGCCAACTGGGTCAGGCGACCGCCTGCCAGGGACGCCACGGCCGCGGAGCAGCCGGTGAGAAACTGTCGTCGCGAAAGTGCCATGATGTGCTCCTTGTGTGAGAAGCCAGGAGTTCAAGCCGCGAAGTCCTGGCGCGCTACGCTCAACGCCACTGGAAATCGGGGAACATGATGATCAACTCGACGAGGCGCGGCACGCGTTCGTCAATCAGCTCCTGCGAAAGGTCGTATTCGGGATTGCGACCCTGCGCCACGAACTCGATCAGCTCCTGGCGGTCGTCAGTACCCATGGCGCGACCCAGCAGGCGTGCAATCCAAAAGTCGCAGATGGCGATCGGTGTGCGGATGTTGCCCGGCATCTGGCTCAACAGGTCGGCGGAGATGTCGTCGAGCCAGCCTTCCAGGCAGTAGGTCAGGATCGTCCAGCGTCCGAGCATGACATTGGTGCCGGTCCAGGCTTCGTGCCGGTCGGGATAGCCATTGGGCGGCGGCCACTCGAAGAGCGCTTGCCCCAGTTGTGCAAAGGTCCATTGAAAGCCATCGCTCCAGGCCCACTCGGCATCCACGGCGCGCAGCGCGGACGCGACGAACTCGAAGGGCCGTTTGACCTTTTCGCCCCAGGTGTTGGCAAATTCGTTGGAAGTGAGAATGGTCTGCAGCACGCGCTTGATCTGATCCGGCGCCTGCTGGTTGGCGGTCCAAACGGCGACCGCGGCATCTATTACGGCCTGCGGCGGGTTGTCTGCGATGAAGCGCCGACAGAGCTTGGTGCAGAGGTAACGCGCGGTGGCCGGGTGGCCGGCGACGGCGTCGAGCACGGCGCGGCCATCCTCCAGCGCGGGCCGGTCGTTGCGTAGATGGAGACCGAGCACTGTCTTTTGGAAACGATCGTGCCAGGGCGTGTAGGTGAAGAACTCGCCTGTGTTACCCACCTCGGGGTCATAGTCGTCATCGCGCACCCGCCAGCCGGTGAAGGCGCGGGCGGCTTCGTACACGTCATTATCAACGTAGGCCGTGGGATTGCCAGTGCTGTAACCGGGCACCGCGGACTGGTCCAAGGGGCCGAGGTAGTTCTCGGCGCCCAGGGTGTGCAGTTCGAACAGTTCACGCGCCCAGTTTTCATTGGGGCCGTCATCCGAGCTGAACGCATTGTCGAGGTAGTAGAGCATGGCCGGGCTGGTCGCTACGGCTTCGAGCATCTGACGGAAGTTGCCCAGTGCATTGGCACGGATCACATCGCGATCATAATGCACGAAAACGGAGACCACGCCATCATGCCAGCCAAACAGGTTGAAGTGATTGTGCCAGAAGTCAGCCAGGACCTCGAAGAACTGACGTTTGCTGTAGAGCGCCCGAATCCAGGTGGCCTGAACGGTCTCCCGATACGGTAGGGAGAATGTGTCGTAGTCATCGGCCAGGGTGTGATCGGCCCACAGTTGAGTGAGCGGCTTGGCGAGGGTGACGAAGTTCTGCGCAGCCAGGCGCTGGTCGCAGTCGCCATCGGCAATGGCGGCCGGGTTCAACTGCTGCGCCAGGTACGCGCTGAAGCGCGCGGCCGGCGTGCTGCCCAGTGCATTGTAGGCGGCCCAGTCGGGGGGCCGCGCGCCGAAGCCGAGACGGTTGAGCACGATGACATTGAGCGGCGCCAGCTCTGGCGCGGTGTCGGTGCGCAGCGGCAGATCGGGGCGCTCGGCCATGCGCTGCACGCGGGGGAAGGGAGGTGTCTTCCCAACCCAGGGCGCAGGCGCTACGCCGGCCAGCAGGCTGCCGGCGACGACGAGGGAACCATCCTGCAAGAATTGGCGGCGTGTCACGTTCACGGCATTTCCTCCTACGGTGTCATTGTCCAGCGATCAGCCATAATTTGCAGATCCGCGACGGTCATCTGGCCGTCGTTGTTCAGGTCATAGGTTGCACAGGCGCCGCTGACATCGCCATTGGCAAAGCAGTTGACCGCGTTCTGCATCTGCTCCACGTGGGTTGGCCCAAAGTTGATCGGCAGATCCGGGCCTTGCACGACACCGAGGGGGGTGTAGTTCAGGTAGCCGGGGAAAATCTCGCCCAGGTTGGGATTGCCCATGCGGCGCACCAGTATCTCGCTCAGAATGCGGCGATAATCGGTGGTGATGGCAAGATCGGTGCCGTTGTCCAGGTTGGCCGGATCCAGACCGGGCCAGGGCGCGGCGTAGACCTGTCCGCCGTTGACATGACCGCCGAGCAGAAGCATGACGTTGCCATGCCCATGATCGGTGCCCCGGTTGCCATTTTCACGCAGGCGCCGGCCAAATTCGCTCATCACTGCGATGGTCACCCGCTGCGTGTAGTTGGTCAGATCGGTGTACAACGCGGCCATGCCGTTGGCGAGCGTCTGTATCTGCCCGGCGAAGTAGCCGGCGCCGGCATCGCCCTGGTACTCATGCGTGTCCCAGCCGCCGTAGTCCGCGGCGGCCACGGTGAGACCCACGTCCAGTTTGATCATCTGGGCGATCGTCATCAGCGCGGTGCCAAAGCTGTTGGTGGGATAGACGGCGCCGAACTCCGGCACATAATCGCCCGGATTCGCCACTTCGACGATATCGAGCGCGTTGAGCGCCTGTTCGCCGGCCTGATGCAGCCATGAATCGCCGTTGTAGAGGTGACGCATGGCCAGGCGCTGGCCGTCCGTCCAGCGCCAGTGACCATCCAGGCCGAAATCGTCAGGGTCGGTCATCGCGACGGCCTGCGTACTGCTCAGGAACGATGCGGGCAGCAACGAGCTGGCAGCAATGGCCGGCAGCGCACCGCTGGCGCCGCCAGAGACCAGGTGCCGGGTCAACCAGCCGGAGGCCACGCTGCGCGAGCCGGGCGTGCCGCGCTCCATGTAATCCATGGCATCGAAGTGCGAGCGCGTGTCGCTGGTCAATCCACAGGCGTGAACTACCGCCAGTTTCTGCTGCTGATACAGATCGCGCAGCGGCGCGGCCAGGGCATGGCAGCCGAACTGTCCGTCCAGGTCGAGCGCCGCGTTGGCGCCGCTGCCGGGCGCGGGCAGGCGGATGTTGGGGCGCAGGTCGTTGTAGTTCTGGTCGTTGTAGGGCGCCACCAGGCTGAGCCCGTCCATGCCGCCGCGCAGGAAGATGACTACCAGAACCTCATCGGTCAGTTGGCGGTACGGGTTGGCAAACGCCATCTTGGTCAAACGTCCGCCGGCCAGGGCCGCAATGGCGGCCGAGCAGCCGGCCAGGAAATTTCGTCGTGTGAGTGCCATGTTTGCTCCTATCGCCATTGAAAGTCAGGCGTTCTCATGATGAGTTCCACGAGCCGCGGGGTGCGCTCGGTGATCTCTTCGGCGGACAGGGGCAGGTCGGGGTTGCGCCCCTGGCTGATGAAATCCACCAGGCGGGAACGGTCTTCGGCATCCAGCGGACGACCGAGGATGCGCTGAATCCAGAAGTCGGTGATGGCGTTCGAGGTAACCGTGCCGGGCGGCATCTGCCCCAAGATGTCAATCGTGGTGCTGTCCACGTTGCCGGCTACCAGGTGGTAGGCGATGTTCCAGCGGTAGACCATGACGTTGGTGCCGGTCCAGATGTCATGCACGTCCGGGTAGCCGTTGGGCGGGGTCCATTCGAACAATTTTTGCCCCATCAGCCCGTAGGTCCAGAAGAAGTCATCGTTGGGCACGAACTCGGCCGCGGTGGCGCGCAGCATGGAAGCGGTCAGCTCGAACGGTCGTTTGACCTTCTGTCCCCAGGCATCGGCAAACTCCGGGGAGAGAACGATGGTTTCGACCACCCGCTTGAGTTGATCGGGTGCCTGTTGATGGGTGGTCCAGGTTGCCACCGCGGCGTCTATGACCGCCTGGGGCGGGTCGTCGGCAATCAAGCGGCGGCACAGTTTGGTGCAGA
This portion of the Candidatus Amarolinea dominans genome encodes:
- a CDS encoding stage 0 sporulation family protein, which codes for MPTIVGVSFRPVTKVYYFDPARFLDLRPGEYVVVDTARGREVGCVSLPPGDMPASEVSGGLKQVVRRATAWDMVERELYRQREAEALTRARQQATEHRLPIKVVRTEYNFDGGRLVIYFTADKRVDFRALVRDLARVFRCRIEMRQIGVRDQAKFLDGVGKCGRRLCCSSWLREFAPVSIKMAKSQNLPLNPTEISGVCGRLLCCLSYENDLYEEARAELPKVGSTILSKQGVGKVRKLNPLQRTMFVQMEDESLVEVTVDDILENRGKEQSRTCGTCGGCSVKRKATSAGHASDALDDEDVRELEMLT
- a CDS encoding ATP-dependent RecD-like DNA helicase encodes the protein MDALTGTIERVTYHNEENGYTVAQLAPEGKDYTVPVVGNMLGINVGEYVELRGQWTAHPQYGRQFKADSFKLKLPATAVGIEKYLGSGLIKGVGPVTAKRIVRLFGAQSLQVIDEEPQRLRTVLGVGPKRASLIQDAWRQQRAIREVMFFLQEHSVSTGLAVKIYKQYGDGAVGIVRNDPYRLARDIHGIGFITADKIAQALGLALDAPERVAAGVAHVLGEQADDGHVYVPQTILVMQAAEMLAVPSTLVVNAIEQLRQEEAVHVERILMAPASERRPPASPALVYEVVTASADPAAASVPEAELTAPALLAEERAVYLVPFYRGEIGVAGRLRRLCDGRSDCLALFQRFDWDAAFAAVQQETGLALAPAQREAVQASLTQPLVVLTGGPGTGKTFTVQTIIRLLEASGHTYALASPTGRAAKRLSETTGRPAKTIHRLLEFKPSGGVTFQINENNPLEVDILVVDEASMLDLLLMNHLLKAVPPGAHLLLVGDVDQLPSVGAGSVLKDIIESGTATVVRLQTIFRQAAGSFIVENAHRINRGQMPEWQPAQSQDFFLFKVDDAEQAANLVVEIVAERIPRRFGVPAADVQVLTPMHRGVAGVANLNLLLQARLNPPDAAKPERRLGGHIFRVGDRVMQTRNNYNKDVFNGDLGEIVRLDGIEQVLTVRSEGREIDYSFLELDELTHAYAISVHKAQGSEYPAVVLPLLTQHYMMLQRNLLYTAVTRARRLVVLVGMPRAIAIAVNNNKIAERYTGLAARLQ
- a CDS encoding serine hydroxymethyltransferase produces the protein MSDLSALERLTPWVELPDPRYALAATDPVIYAAIEKERARQTAGIELIASENYVSPAVLAAMGSVLTNKYAEGYPGRRYYGGCEFVDVVEQLAMDRAKELFGAEHANVQPHSGAQANAAAYMALLELGDVVLGLKLDHGGHLTHGFHLNQSGKLYNFKHYGVHQQTERLDYDELEALAHEHHPKLIVVGASAYPRHFDFPRLRAIADAVGARLMMDMAHVAGLIAADLHPDPVPYCDVVTSTTHKTLRGPRAGLILCREEWAKAIDKAVFPGIQGGPLMHIIAAKAVAFHEATQPDFKAYQQRTLDNAQALAAELVRQGLRLVSGGTDNHLMLVDMTPAGVTGKAAEKALDAAGIHTNKNMIPFDPKPPLTASGIRLGTPAATTRGFGPDDMHQVGRWIGEIVHHVEDPAVIERVHRDVIEFACRFPVPA
- a CDS encoding DUF1501 domain-containing protein; its protein translation is MALSRRQFLTGCSAAVASLAGGRLTQLAFARPGSTSSDEILVAIFLRGGVDGLSLVAPYGDANYNDLRPNIRLAAPGSGPNAALDLDGQFGLHPTAAPLAELFQQQHLAVVHAAGLTSDTRSHFDAMDYMERGTPGARNTNSGWLTRHLLSTNSSGPLPVIAVASLIPGSLLASPLAVAIPDPRRFGLPGHWYYLDSQRRALRHAYNGDTWLHEAGMQTLNALDVVESANPGDYEPEFGAVYPQNDFGDALMTVAQMVKLGLGLQVATADLGGWDTHESQGDEGQGYFATMVDSLARGLYALYTDLTNFTNRLTVVVMSEFGRRLRENADHGTDHGHGNVMLVLGGHVNGGTVYANPWPGLEPGALDQGTDLAITTDYRRVLSEILVRRLANPNLGQVFPGYTGYTPFNIVQGADLPINYGGSGRVYLPSVSR